The genomic stretch ACATGGCAGACGGAAACCTGCAGGTCAGGATCTGTCACTCCGGTAAGCTGCCCCCCGTACTGGTCTCCGGTACCAAAGAAGCTCCCCTCCCCGAAGAAGAACGCACAGCCATCCTCTGCCGCAACTGGTACCTCAGTACCGAAGGCAACGGCGATGATGTGCTGGGTGAATCGCTGTACATGACTGAAAAAGGACGGCTCCAGACTTTCTTCCAGGATAGTATTGCCTGCGCCTTCACCCCCTCAGGTACTTTCCTGATGCAACGCTTCGAGAAAGGCGTGCTGAAAAGCGCTGGCATCGCCAACTGGAAATGGCATCCCACAGAACCCAATCGCTTTATTTATTATCGGTACGATAAACCCATCGATGATAACCGTTCCGCCCGGCTTAAAGAGCTGAATCCGGTGCTGCTGAAAATGCAGGAACTGGTGGATGAGAACGAGGACGGCATGGATGAAGAATGGAACTGGGTGCTTCGCCCGGCCCGATGAGGACGATGAGTATTTCCAGATCCGCGAAAACTCCGATACCCAGCTGAAGCTTTCTGAGTTTGACGACGAAGAGGTCAAATGGACCCTGAAGCCCGCCAGATAATAATATTGGTTTATCCCTCAAAAGAGGCACCTCATCTCTAAAAGAGACGCCTCTTTCTTTTTTTAGCTACCCGGATACCGGCCAGGTTGTACTTTTGCCGGCAAATCCCTCCCATATGGCGCTTATCAAGGACATCTACTCCGAAACCTTTTACCGGCAGTTTGCTGATGCCGCTGCCGCCGCCATCCCCGGCTTCAACAAAAAGCAGTTTGTACAAAAAGCGCTGTCCAACGGCTTTAAAGACATGGAATGGAAACATAGGATGAAACATACCACCCGCATACTTTATCTCTTTCTTTCACCCGATTTCGGCAAAGCTGTTCAGCAGATAGAAGCACTGATCACACAGCTCCGCAAGAAAGGGGAAGCAGGACTGGCCTATATTTTTTTCGCTGACTATATTGAGACCTATGGCCTGGACCACCTGGACGCCTCTATTGAAGCACTTGAGTTTGTGACCCAGTTCATCAGCTGCGAATTTGCCGTTCGCCCCTTCCTGCTTAAGTACCCCAGGCCCATGCTGAAGCAAATGCTGAAATGGTCCAAACACCGTAGTGAGCATGTGCGGCGACTGGCATCTGAAGGCTCCCGCCCACGCCTGCCCTGGGCCATGGCCATCCCCTATCTCAAACAGGATCCCACACCTGTTTTGCCCATCCTGGAAAACCTGAAAAATGATCCATCGGAATATGTTCGCAGGAGCGTGGCCAATAACCTCAATGATATTGCCAAAGACCATCCCGATACGGTGATCCGCATCGCTGCAGCGTGGAAAGGCAAAAGCAAGGAAACAGATGCTGTTATTAAACATGGTAGTCGCACCCTGTTGAAGCAGGGCCATACCGCCATCCTGCAGCACTATGGCCTGGATGCCAGCGCCATTGCCATCAGTGAATTCCTGATCCATACACCGTCCGTGCAGATTGGACAACACCTGGAATTTTCCGTTACTGTGGCTAATAAAGGCAAGGCTCCCCAAACGGTCCGACTGGAATACGCAGTCTATTATTGCAAAGCCAATGGCAGTCTCTCCAAAAAAGTGTTCAAGATCAGTGAACGGGATTATGCCCCTAAAGAAAAGAACCTGGTCAGTCGCAGGCAATCCTTCAAACTCATCACCACCCGCACCTTCTATGCCGGCCAACACCAGGTGGCCATTATTGTCAATGGACAGGAGAAAATCAAACAGGCTTTCCAGCTCACGCATTAAGCATTTCATTAAATCCTCATTAAACATTCCTTAACGCGTCATTAAAATCACGCAGATCCGGTTAGAATAGTATTAGAATGGCCGCTACTGCCGGACCATTGCCGGTAAGAGCCGCTACCTTTGCAGGGCTTATCCATTTCCCATACTTATAAAGTTAGCAGCATGGACCAATTCTGGGCATATAGACTATTCAACAATACGGTAAAAGACTGGACAATAGCCATCGGCATCATCGTGGTATCCATGCTGGTACTGCGACTGCTGCGTACGCTGATCACCAAAAAGCTCAGTTCGCTGACGGCTAAAACAAAGACCACCATTGATGATTTTATCATTAGCATCGTGCAGTCCTGCATTATGCCCATCCTGTACATTGTGGCCGTCTATATGGGATTGCAATACCTGGAATTCCCGGAAAAAGTGCGCAAAATTGAAAGAGCGGTATTGATGGTGGTCAGCACCTATTTTGTACTGCGCATTATTACCCGCTTCATGGGCTACTTTGTAAAAGAAGTGATCCTGAAGAAAGAAGAGAATAGCCTCCGGGAGAAGCAATCCAAAAGCATCCTGATCATTGTACAGATAGTGGTCTGGATAGCAGGCATCATTTTCCTGATGGATAATATGGGCTATGATATTACAGCCCTGGTGGCAGGTCTTGGCATTGGTGGTATTGCCATTGCACTGGCAGCCCAGACTATATTGGGTGATCTGTTCAGCTATGTGGTGATCTTCTTTGATAAACCCTTCGAGATCGGCGACTTCGTTATCCTCGATGATAAACTGGGGTCTATAGAATCCATAGGTATCAAGACCACACGCATCCGCACCCTGAGCGGCGAGCAGCTTGTGATATCCAATACAGACCTGACCAATTCCCGGGTCCATAACTACAAGCGAATGCAACACAGGCGGATCGTTTTTGCCTTTAACGTGTTTTACAATACGCCTGTCGCCAAACTCCGGCAGATACCGGATATGATCAAAGAAACGATCAATGCGCTGGAAGGCACCAGGTTCGACCGGGCACATTTTCAATCCTTCGGTGATGCCGGCTACCGCTTTGAGATCGTTTATCATGTGCTGTCGCCCGATT from Candidatus Pseudobacter hemicellulosilyticus encodes the following:
- a CDS encoding DNA alkylation repair protein yields the protein MALIKDIYSETFYRQFADAAAAAIPGFNKKQFVQKALSNGFKDMEWKHRMKHTTRILYLFLSPDFGKAVQQIEALITQLRKKGEAGLAYIFFADYIETYGLDHLDASIEALEFVTQFISCEFAVRPFLLKYPRPMLKQMLKWSKHRSEHVRRLASEGSRPRLPWAMAIPYLKQDPTPVLPILENLKNDPSEYVRRSVANNLNDIAKDHPDTVIRIAAAWKGKSKETDAVIKHGSRTLLKQGHTAILQHYGLDASAIAISEFLIHTPSVQIGQHLEFSVTVANKGKAPQTVRLEYAVYYCKANGSLSKKVFKISERDYAPKEKNLVSRRQSFKLITTRTFYAGQHQVAIIVNGQEKIKQAFQLTH
- a CDS encoding mechanosensitive ion channel family protein → MDQFWAYRLFNNTVKDWTIAIGIIVVSMLVLRLLRTLITKKLSSLTAKTKTTIDDFIISIVQSCIMPILYIVAVYMGLQYLEFPEKVRKIERAVLMVVSTYFVLRIITRFMGYFVKEVILKKEENSLREKQSKSILIIVQIVVWIAGIIFLMDNMGYDITALVAGLGIGGIAIALAAQTILGDLFSYVVIFFDKPFEIGDFVILDDKLGSIESIGIKTTRIRTLSGEQLVISNTDLTNSRVHNYKRMQHRRIVFAFNVFYNTPVAKLRQIPDMIKETINALEGTRFDRAHFQSFGDAGYRFEIVYHVLSPDYNIYMDKQQHINFAICEILESTQVEFAFTTQRITRPSENPYSVETSSN